CAAGCCTTTCAATACCGATGAGCTCTATGCGCGCATACGTGCCATTCTGAGGCGTTGCAACCGTAAAAAATTCAAAAGTCAGGCAGAGGAGTCTCAAATAACATTTGGCGTATTCACTTTCGATTTCGACAACCTTTTGCTCTCCTCACCAGGTGCCAAGCGCACCCTCACGCGAAAAGAAGCTGCATTGCTAAGGCTTTTGTGCAACAACCGCAATCAGTTGGTTTTGCGCGAAACAGCCCAGAAGGTAGTCTGGGGCGAGAGCGATTATTTTGTCAGCCGCAGCATGGATGTGTTTATCGCCCGTTTGCGCAAATACCTCAAAGAAGATCCCACAGTTACCATTGCCAACGTTTATGGCATGGGTTTTATCCTTAAAGTGGATGACACACAATACAAACAGGATTAATCCTCCTTGTAAACCTTAGCTGCCAGTAGAATACTCAGTTCATACAGGCCTATCAGGGGAATACAAACCATCACCTGACTGAAAACATCCGGAGGAGTGATGATGGCCGATACAATGAGCAGCACGACAAGCATGTATTTCCGGTTGCGACGCAGATAGTCGGGAGTAACCAATCCGGCTCTGGCAAGAAAGTAGATCAGCAGAGGAAGCTGAAAAACCAGGCCCACCGCAAAAGATACGGAAACCACGGTATTGATATAGGAGTTGAGCGAGATTTGGTTGCTTACACTGCTGCTTACCTGATAGCTTCCCAAAAAATTGATGGTGAGCGGTACGATGAGGAAATAACCAAAAAGCAGGCCTGCAACAAAAAGAAGCGAACTATTGGCAATGGCAAGCTGCGATTTCTTTTTTTCGCCGGGATACAGGGCCGGGCGCACAAAATTCCACAATTGGTAGATGATAAAAGGGAAGGCTAAAACCACTCCTGCCATGGCCGAGGTATAAAGATGCACCAGAAACTGCCCCGACATGTTGATGTTGATGATCTGAATGTTCAGCTTGTCAAAACATAGTCCGTCAATTTGCAGTTGCGTTCCCAACTTACAAAGCCAGCGGTTGGTTACAAAGTCGGCCCTGGATGGACCGAGAATAATCTGATCAAAAACGATAACCCGATTGACAAAGGCCACAACAGCCATTGCCAGTATTGCCAGAATGCTTCTTACCAGCCTCGCCCTCAACTCGTCGAGGTGGTCCCAGAACGACATCTCACGCTCCTCGTCAACTTCCTGATTCATCCTGTGCTGTTTTTGGCAAAGGTACTAAAGGAAAAAATTGCATGGCCCGCTTGAATGTGCATTCATTATGTGCGCATTTGTTGTTTTTGGTAGTTAATGCAAATAATACAGTCAAAATGGTTGTTTCGGGTAACAAATGTCGATTTTCGACCAAAATTTGCAAAAAAACGTTATGAAAATTGTTCTTTCAACAAAAAATATATCTTTGCCAATAAGGCTGACAAATATTAAAGTTTAACCTAAAACCCAATTCTATGAAAAAATCTTTACTCTTTTTGGTGTTTCTTTTGCCGGCGGTTATGTTGCATGCCTCCGACTGGCGCCAGAAACGTGAAGAGCGCGTGCGCAATATTTATTTGCCCGCACCTCATGCCATCGAAGATGTGGTAGTCATTAACAACCTGCCCAATCCTTTTGTAGCCAATCTGAAGTTCGGACCTGACGTGGTCATCGGCAAGACGCGCTACGACCTGCAA
This window of the Bacteroidota bacterium genome carries:
- a CDS encoding response regulator transcription factor, which translates into the protein MEPVNDAIRLLVVEDDPNLRMLLHDYLELMKFSVETAADGAQGLQLALNGQYDLYVLDVMLPKMDGFSLAGKIRENDPGTPIIFLTAKTMQEDRITGFMQGCDDYITKPFNTDELYARIRAILRRCNRKKFKSQAEESQITFGVFTFDFDNLLLSSPGAKRTLTRKEAALLRLLCNNRNQLVLRETAQKVVWGESDYFVSRSMDVFIARLRKYLKEDPTVTIANVYGMGFILKVDDTQYKQD
- the tatC gene encoding twin-arginine translocase subunit TatC, coding for MNQEVDEEREMSFWDHLDELRARLVRSILAILAMAVVAFVNRVIVFDQIILGPSRADFVTNRWLCKLGTQLQIDGLCFDKLNIQIININMSGQFLVHLYTSAMAGVVLAFPFIIYQLWNFVRPALYPGEKKKSQLAIANSSLLFVAGLLFGYFLIVPLTINFLGSYQVSSSVSNQISLNSYINTVVSVSFAVGLVFQLPLLIYFLARAGLVTPDYLRRNRKYMLVVLLIVSAIITPPDVFSQVMVCIPLIGLYELSILLAAKVYKED